A stretch of Canis lupus baileyi chromosome 7, mCanLup2.hap1, whole genome shotgun sequence DNA encodes these proteins:
- the TMEM217 gene encoding transmembrane protein 217: MRQQRWFGMNARMGTVLSGVFTIVATDMYLIFEQKYIRRNDCIDNDLQTQSASDMVEQFIICWTFSIVFFLSFVTIIISCFLLYSVYAQIYRGLVTYIIWIIFYETVNIVVQILTNNDSVTEEVRAVRWFGLLSRIFMHCFWLFYVISYAHIIYKSQSQGTIISYNRRISTGNGEFLRLKSKIVNFTHRYSE; encoded by the coding sequence ATGAGACAGCAGCGTTGGTTTGGGATGAATGCCAGGATGGGCACCGTGTTATCAGGGGTCTTTACCATTGTGGCCACCGACATGTACCTTATCTTTGAACAGAAGTACATAAGGAGGAATGACTGCATTGACAATGACCTACAGACCCAGAGTGCAAGTGACATGGTAGAGCAGTTCATCATCTGCTGGACTTTCAGTATTgtcttcttcctgtctttcgtTACCATCATCATCAGCTGCTTCCTCCTATACTCAGTATATGCCCAAATATACAGGGGCTTGGTGACCTACATCATCTGGATCATTTTCTATGAAACTGTAAACATTGTAGTACAAATCCTTACCAACAATGACTCTGTCACTGAAGAGGTCAGAGCTGTACGCTGGTTTGGCTTGCTGTCCCGTATATTCATGCACTGTTTCTGGCTATTCTATGTCATCTCCTATGCCCACATAATCTATAAAAGTCAAAGCCAGGGCACTATAATCTCCTACAATAGACGTATTTCTACAGGCAATGGAGAGTTCCTACGACTGAAATCAAAGATCGTCAACTTTACCCACCGCTATAGTGAATAA